In Deltaproteobacteria bacterium, the sequence CCTTCGGGTCGGTTGTGTTGAGGGGATGACCCAGATACTTGAAGGCAGCGCCCAGCACCGAGCCCGCGTCGCTCAGAAGCGCGCAACGGCCGCTGTAGCGGTCGGACTGGTAGAGCCAGCGCCAACTGTCGGGTACCCCGTCACAACGCGACTTGCGGTAGCCGATGCCCATGGTTCCCCACAGGTAGGGGATGGAGTGGCGGCGGCCGGGGTCGAAGGCGGCGTCACGGAAGACTGACTCGATATTCGTCATGTTCGGGATGGCCGCGTGGTCCAGGGGCATGAGCATGTCATGTGCGATCATGCGCTCGACGAAATCGTTGGTGGGCACGATCACGTCGTAACCCGGGTTGCCCGCCTTCAGCTTCGCGAACAGCTCACCATTGTCCGCGAAGAGGTCCATGCGGACCGTGACGCCGGTACGGGCCTTGAAGTCCGCCAGGGTGGTCTCGCCGATATAGTCGTCCCAATTGTAGAAGTTGAGCCTGGGCTCCTCCCGGGCGAAGCCGGTCCATGGCACGAACAGGAGCCCCGCCGCCACAATCGTTCCCTCGAGGAAGCGGCGGCGTGTCAGACAAAATTCCGAAGGCGGGCGCAACGCTTCCTATCGCTACTCGTCGAAAAACGCCAGCGTGCGGATCTCGATGCTCTCGCGCGGCGGCGCGTCCGCCGGCGTGTTGGGGTGCTCGAAGGCGGAGTGCGCGGAGAAGCGCGCGCGGCCGTCCGTTTTCGAGTCGTAGCACTTGAAGACGATGGCCTCGTCCGGCTGCATCTCGGGGAAGTAGTAGAAGCGGTGCGCCGGGTTGTGGGTCAAGTGGTAGGTCTCGCCGAGCCGGTTGGGATGGGGCCGCACGGTGGGGATGAGGTCGTCGGTG encodes:
- a CDS encoding spermidine/putrescine ABC transporter substrate-binding protein, whose product is MAAGLLFVPWTGFAREEPRLNFYNWDDYIGETTLADFKARTGVTVRMDLFADNGELFAKLKAGNPGYDVIVPTNDFVERMIAHDMLMPLDHAAIPNMTNIESVFRDAAFDPGRRHSIPYLWGTMGIGYRKSRCDGVPDSWRWLYQSDRYSGRCALLSDAGSVLGAAFKYLGHPLNTTDPKVLKMAEDLIVAQKPHLKLFAPDTGQDLLLSGEVDIVMEWNGDILQAMEKDGDISYVVPREGSAVWEDALAIPRGAPHPENAHAFMNFILEAEVGAAIADAVRYATPNAAAKALLPSSYREDPVIFPSEETLKACERSRYPGPETARLYDAAWRRIRAA